GCCTCGGGCTGGTTCAGCGAGAAGCGCAGCATCATCGCCGCCGAGAGGATGGTGGCCAGCGGGTTGGCCAGGCCTTTGCCGGCGATGTCCGGCGCGCTGCCATGGCTGGGCTCGTACAGGCCCTGCTTCTTTTCATTCAGGCTGGCCGAAGGCAGCATGCCGATGGAGCCGGTGAGCATGGAGGCTTCATCCGAGAGGATGTCGCCGAACATGTTGCCGGTGACGATGACGTCGAACTTCTTGGGCTCCTTGACGAGCTGCATCGCGGCGTTGTCCACGTACATGTGGTCCAGCTGCACGTCGGGGTAGTCCTGGTGCACCTCGCTCACCACGTCCTTCCAGAACTGGAAGGTCTCCAGCACGTTGGCCTTGTCCACGCTGGTCACGCGCCGCTTGCGCTGGCGCGCGGCTTCGAAGGCCACGCGCGCGATGCGCTCGATCTCGGGGCGGGCGTAGCGCATGGTGTCAAAGGCTTCGTCGGCGCCGGCAAAGGGACCGTCGGGCGCCTTGCGCCGCCCGCGCGGCTGGCCGAAATAGATGTCACCGGTGAGCTCGCGCACGATGAGGATGTCCAGGCCCGCCACCAGTTCGGGCTTGAGGCTGGAGGCGCCGACCAGCTGCTCGTGGCAGATCGCGGGACGGAAGTTGGCGAACAGCCCCAGCGCCTTGCGCAGGCCCAGGATGGCCTGTTCAGGGCGCAGCGCGCGTTCGAGCTTGTCGTACTTCCAGTCGCCGACGGCGCCGAACAGGATGGCGTCGGCCGACTGCGCCAGCTCCAGCGTGGCGGGCGGCAGCGGATGCCCCGCCGCTTCATAGGCGGCGCCGCCCACCGGTGCGCTCTGCATTTCGAAAGTCAGCCCCAGCGCCTTGAGCACCTTGACCGCTTCGGCAACGATTTCGGGGCCTATGCCGTCGCCCGGAAGAATGGCAATTTTCATTGTTTTGATAGCTGTTGGCGCTTGCTGTACAAGGGTTTGAGCCTGATTTCGTATAAATTTTCTATGGTTTCAGGACGCCATTACCCGCGCGAGCCAAGGCTTGGTGGCCAGACGTTCGGCCTCGAAGGCCTTGATCTTGTCCTTGTGGCGCAGCGTCAGGCCGATGTCGTCCAGGCCGCCCAGCAGGCAATAGCGCCGGAAGGACTCGACCTCGAAGGGAATTTCCCCGCCCTGGGGCTCCACCACCACCTGGCGCTCCAGGTCTATGGTCAGCTCGTAGCCCGGGAAGGCCGCGACCTCGTCGAACAGGCGGGCAACGACGGCCTCGGGCAGGCGGATGGGCAGCAGCCCGTTCTTGAAGCAGTTGTTGAAGAAGATGTCGGCAAAGCTGGGCGCGATGATGGAGCGAAAGCCGTACTGCTGCAGCGCCCAGGGCGCGTGCTCGCGGCTCGAGCCACAGCCGAAGTTCTGACGCGCCAGCAGAATGCTTGCGCCCTTGTAGCGCGGCTGGTTGAGCACGAAGTCCGGGTTCGGCTTGCGCTTGGATTCGGGCATGCCGGGCTTGCCCGGCTGGTCCAGGTA
This portion of the Comamonas flocculans genome encodes:
- the leuB gene encoding 3-isopropylmalate dehydrogenase, whose product is MKIAILPGDGIGPEIVAEAVKVLKALGLTFEMQSAPVGGAAYEAAGHPLPPATLELAQSADAILFGAVGDWKYDKLERALRPEQAILGLRKALGLFANFRPAICHEQLVGASSLKPELVAGLDILIVRELTGDIYFGQPRGRRKAPDGPFAGADEAFDTMRYARPEIERIARVAFEAARQRKRRVTSVDKANVLETFQFWKDVVSEVHQDYPDVQLDHMYVDNAAMQLVKEPKKFDVIVTGNMFGDILSDEASMLTGSIGMLPSASLNEKKQGLYEPSHGSAPDIAGKGLANPLATILSAAMMLRFSLNQPEAAERIEAAVGRVLAQGLRTPDIWSEGTSSVNTAEMGDAVVRALG
- the leuD gene encoding 3-isopropylmalate dehydratase small subunit — encoded protein: MQKFTVHKGLVAPMDRENVDTDAIIPKQFLKSIKRTGFGPNLFDEWRYLDQPGKPGMPESKRKPNPDFVLNQPRYKGASILLARQNFGCGSSREHAPWALQQYGFRSIIAPSFADIFFNNCFKNGLLPIRLPEAVVARLFDEVAAFPGYELTIDLERQVVVEPQGGEIPFEVESFRRYCLLGGLDDIGLTLRHKDKIKAFEAERLATKPWLARVMAS